One genomic window of Lepeophtheirus salmonis chromosome 5, UVic_Lsal_1.4, whole genome shotgun sequence includes the following:
- the LOC121118710 gene encoding uncharacterized protein, which yields MKRTVHHHHHPATATLRKSSSVPTVAGKDSSFFPNFDWKDSDIKIEDDIILRQLTALHWAITNHDKTLLTHLFDHNVDFTPHLRGVTGLSLGVYLHNQDMVLEILTCMSKSRQLTRGINVLSTDNACRKESPLITAARTGQLEVVMDLVKFGADTEVRDGEGRTALWHAIREEHESVFYYLTKVAKVYYTSGDFLSCPLQLACKTSLLKKSGLLMAQHLIRHGANVEYADMALRNALYWSIYNCSGDMIVFLLNAGAIVKPWSWLEDESLPESVLNDRYYHWRIRRARTNPRSLKVICKTSIRSYLSSLHKGHSIISAIQSLNVTKELKKCLSLINFEIDSTSGQRRAREKLEKLSIELK from the coding sequence ATGAAACGAACAGtccatcatcatcatcacccCGCGACAGCCACTTTAAGAAAATCTTCAAGCGTTCCTACTGTTGCTGGTAAAGATTCTTCCTTCTTTCCAAACTTTGATTGGAAGGACTCGGATATCAAAATCGAGGATGATATCATTCTCCGCCAGCTGACAGCTCTTCATTGGGCTATCACAAATCACGATAAAACTCTTTTGACGCATCTCTTCGATCACAATGTTGACTTTACTCCCCACCTGAGAGGGGTTACCGGTCTATCTCTGGGAGTGTACCTCCATAACCAGGACATGGTCCTCGAAATCCTCACTTGTATGTCTAAGTCACGTCAATTAACACGAGGTATTAATGTCCTCTCAACGGATAACGCATGTCGAAAAGAGAGTCCACTCATCACAGCAGCCAGAACTGGACAGCTAGAAGTCGTCATGGATCTGGTTAAATTTGGAGCAGATACAGAAGTGAGGGATGGTGAAGGAAGAACTGCGTTGTGGCATGCTATAAGGGAAGAACATGAgtctgttttttattatttgaccaAAGTTGCCAAGGTGTATTACACAAGTGGAGACTTCCTCTCTTGCCCTCTCCAACTAGCCTGCAAAACATCTCTTCTAAAAAAGTCTGGACTTCTTATGGCGCAACATTTGATCCGACATGGTGCAAATGTGGAATATGCAGACATGGCACTTCGAAACGCGTTATACTGGTCCATTTATAATTGTTCAGGTGATATGATTGTCTTCCTTCTTAATGCAGGTGCTATAGTGAAACCCTGGTCCTGGTTAGAGGATGAGTCCCTCCCTGAATCTGTTCTGAATGACAGATATTATCATTGGAGGATAAGAAGAGCTAGAACGAATCCCCGCTCTCTCAAAGTCATCTGTAAAACATCCATCAGAAGTTACTTATCCTCACTACACAAAGGACATTCCATTATCTCGGCAATTCAGTCACTCAATGTGACAAAGGAGCTTAAGAAATGTCTTTCcttaatcaattttgaaattgatagTACGTCTGGACAGCGTAGGGCCAGAGAAAAGCTTGAAAAACTCTCTATTGAGCTAAAATAG